A genomic segment from [Flavobacterium] thermophilum encodes:
- the psd gene encoding Phosphatidylserine decarboxylase proenzyme codes for MRKWLYRLLIELTNHSLSSKLLASFAKSRFSAWLIPSYAKIYHINQEEMEKSLKNYKTLQQLFVRRLKAGARPVDDDECTVVSPVDAVIEEMGIIRENSEIIVKGKPYSIAEMLGSAEAAQPYVNGFFFILYLSPSHYHRIHSPISGMIERQWTLGRKSYPVNRLGLKYGKRPLEKNYRLITEVKAGGKRMAIVKIGAMFVNSIELTHTGEQLVKGEEMAYFSFGSTVVLLFERGSFAPDPRIVAPMPVKVGERLGYWR; via the coding sequence TTGCGAAAATGGCTGTACCGTTTGTTGATTGAGCTGACCAACCACTCGCTTTCTTCGAAGCTGCTCGCTTCGTTCGCCAAGTCGCGCTTTAGCGCCTGGTTGATACCATCGTATGCGAAGATTTACCATATTAATCAAGAAGAAATGGAAAAAAGCTTAAAAAATTATAAAACGCTGCAGCAACTGTTCGTCCGCCGGCTCAAAGCCGGCGCGAGGCCCGTTGATGACGACGAGTGCACCGTCGTCAGCCCGGTTGATGCAGTGATTGAAGAAATGGGCATCATCCGGGAAAACAGTGAAATCATCGTCAAGGGAAAACCGTATTCGATTGCTGAAATGCTCGGCAGCGCCGAGGCGGCGCAGCCGTATGTGAACGGGTTCTTTTTTATTCTGTATTTAAGCCCGAGCCATTATCACCGCATCCACAGCCCAATATCTGGGATGATCGAGAGGCAGTGGACGCTCGGACGCAAATCGTATCCGGTCAACCGTCTCGGCTTGAAATACGGAAAGCGGCCGCTTGAAAAAAATTATCGCCTTATCACGGAGGTAAAGGCAGGCGGCAAGCGGATGGCGATCGTCAAAATCGGCGCCATGTTCGTCAACAGCATCGAGTTGACCCATACGGGAGAGCAGCTCGTGAAAGGGGAGGAGATGGCGTATTTTTCGTTCGGTTCAACGGTCGTCTTGCTGTTTGAACGCGGAAGTTTCGCCCCTGACCCACGCATCGTTGCGCCGATGCCGGTGAAAGTCGGCGAACGGCTCGGCTATTGGCGCTAG
- the pcs gene encoding Phosphatidylcholine synthase, producing MFLSDYLDYTLKKLKANVANILTMTNLSLGGFSVLATLKGQLHMSVLLVFLAAFVDRFDGAVARKMNIESELGKQLDSMSDIVSFGVAPALLMYQGLFHEFGAPGAVFTVLYIACGAFRLARFNITENNGYFAGLPITAAGVLMTLGYLAIPYFPPQSFMFLALILSFLMVGTFKLKKI from the coding sequence TTGTTCTTATCGGACTATTTAGATTATACGTTAAAAAAACTGAAAGCAAACGTGGCAAACATTTTGACGATGACAAACCTGTCGCTTGGCGGCTTTTCCGTCCTGGCTACGCTGAAAGGGCAGCTTCATATGAGCGTGCTGCTCGTTTTTTTAGCAGCGTTTGTCGATCGCTTTGACGGCGCTGTGGCGCGCAAGATGAACATTGAATCCGAACTTGGCAAGCAGCTCGATTCGATGAGCGACATCGTCTCCTTCGGCGTCGCGCCCGCCTTGCTGATGTACCAAGGCTTGTTCCATGAGTTCGGCGCGCCCGGCGCGGTATTCACCGTTTTGTACATCGCTTGCGGCGCCTTCCGCCTCGCTCGCTTCAACATCACAGAAAACAACGGCTACTTTGCGGGGCTGCCGATCACGGCTGCCGGAGTGTTGATGACGTTGGGCTATTTGGCCATTCCGTACTTTCCGCCGCAATCGTTTATGTTTTTGGCGCTCATTTTATCGTTTTTAATGGTCGGCACGTTTAAACTGAAAAAAATATGA
- the motA gene encoding Chemotaxis protein MotA: MDKTSVIGIILGVIAVGLGMYFKGVSPAVLINPAAILIILVGTAAAVVIAFPTHEIKKVPKLFKVIFTESTTPTVEQLIPLFVDWANIARREGLLALEAKLDDIEDPFLRNGLSMAIDGQTQEFIRDVMTEEIAAMEERHEANAAIFTQAGTYAPTLGVLGAVIGLIAALGNMENIAELGKAISAAFVATMLGIFTGYVLWHPFANKLRRKSKEEAKVRYIMIEGVLSILEGQAPRMIEQKLASYLPESERHQALAQAQGETVNG, from the coding sequence TTGGACAAAACATCGGTCATCGGCATCATCCTTGGTGTCATTGCCGTCGGGCTGGGCATGTACTTTAAGGGCGTTTCGCCTGCTGTATTGATCAATCCGGCCGCCATCCTCATCATTCTCGTCGGGACGGCGGCAGCGGTCGTCATCGCCTTTCCGACGCACGAAATTAAAAAAGTGCCAAAGCTTTTCAAAGTCATTTTCACGGAATCAACGACGCCGACGGTCGAACAACTGATTCCGCTGTTCGTCGATTGGGCGAATATCGCCCGCCGCGAAGGGCTGCTGGCGCTCGAAGCGAAGCTGGATGACATCGAGGATCCGTTTTTGCGCAACGGGCTCAGCATGGCGATCGACGGGCAGACGCAAGAGTTCATCCGCGATGTGATGACGGAAGAAATTGCCGCCATGGAAGAGCGGCACGAGGCGAACGCCGCCATTTTTACACAGGCCGGCACGTATGCGCCGACGCTTGGGGTGTTGGGCGCTGTCATCGGCTTAATCGCTGCGCTCGGGAACATGGAAAATATCGCTGAGCTCGGCAAAGCGATCAGCGCTGCGTTCGTTGCGACCATGCTTGGGATTTTTACCGGCTATGTGCTTTGGCATCCGTTTGCCAACAAACTGCGGCGGAAATCAAAAGAAGAAGCAAAAGTGCGCTACATCATGATCGAAGGGGTGCTCTCCATTTTGGAAGGACAAGCCCCGCGCATGATCGAACAAAAACTTGCGTCCTATTTACCGGAAAGCGAACGCCATCAGGCGCTGGCGCAAGCGCAAGGGGAAACGGTCAATGGCTAA